Genomic window (Egibacteraceae bacterium):
CCTGTGGTGGAGGCGACCTAAAAGTGCCGTACCCGGGAGCCGGAACCACAGGTGGCCCAGCCCACGGACCGAGCTACAGCTTGATCTCGATGTCGACGCCGGCTGGGAGGTCCAGGCGCATCAGCGAGTCCACGGTTTTTTGGGTGGGGTCGTGGATGTCGATGAGGCGCTTGTGCGTGCGCATCTCGAAGTGCTCACGCGAGTCCTTGTACTTGTGCG
Coding sequences:
- a CDS encoding 30S ribosomal protein S10, whose amino-acid sequence is HKYKDSREHFEMRTHKRLIDIHDPTQKTVDSLMRLDLPAGVDIEIKL